In Elaeis guineensis isolate ETL-2024a chromosome 1, EG11, whole genome shotgun sequence, a genomic segment contains:
- the LOC105039733 gene encoding glutamate receptor 2.8-like — MRDSTLRRLLFTLLLLFSSVFSTPPPPPLLHAPTPPLPAAGPAAFKVGLVLDKNSLVGLMSRISINMALSDFYAAHPNSTTSVLLLPRYSAGDVISTAAAALDLMINHEVHAVLGPQRSVEASFVAELATKARVPVVSSSATSPLFVPSQTPYFIRAAPIDTAQVGALAALVQAFGWRRVVPVYEESDYGTPVVLFLIDALHAVGVQVPYRCALPTYASDDRISVELYKLKTEQTRVFVVHMTSTFARRLFARAENAGMMAEGYVWIATEGFTCLLPSFEPAVVLDTMQGVLGVRPFVRPSEALRDFQRRWRREFWKENPNYTGTDAAEVNNFGVWAYDAAWAVAMAAESVGPVGPEFVAPGNGPTDLSKLGVSRTGPKLLEAISQTEFDGLGGKFRLVKGALNVSAYEIVNVIGEKATRIGFWTARYGLTRGLNWSSESPYSATRDGLGPVIWPGESTSVPKGWETPTSGRKLRILVPGPVEPGFHSFLNVEKDPVSNETKASGYVIDVFEAAVRQLPYALPFEYVPENAKGKRAGDYNALVQEVSNQRYDAVVGDVTITADRSNYVDFTQPYTVSGVTMVVPIKDDRSNSAWIFLKPLTAELWLVSAAFFVFTGIVVWALEHRINEEFRGPWNHQIGTVFYFSFSTLVFAHRENVVSNFSRAVVIIWVFVVLILQSSYTASLTSMLTVQRFKPIVTDYKELIDRGEYVGYLKDSFVKDVLLKWGFHESKLRPYKSPQQYADALAKGSKNGGVTAIVDEIPYLQVFLKDHCDNYTMAGQTYKTGGFGFVFPKGSPLVPDLSRAILNVTESDEMMEIERLWFGDQSDCPKEGSTLSSNSLDFRSFWGLFLITGLASTVLCLYYLVTFCYTNRRALKTIALQNSLKCRLHSIARLFDEKDLSSHTFKKAALEDGSTRVNGHPGASPYPNYPQSPRSISNHTYEEGVSTPVELETVSPTAVSQSPETPPRECTEASG; from the exons ATGAGAGACTCCACTCTCCGTCGTCTCCTCTTTACCCTCTTGCTTCTCTTCTCGTCCGTCTTCTCCACCCCACCACCGCCACCTCTTCTCCATGCTCCAACACCGCCGCTGCCAGCAGCAGGACCCGCGGCTTTTAAAGTCGGCCTGGTCCTTGACAAGAACTCTTTGGTTGGGTTGATGTCTCGCATATCCATCAACATGGCCCTCTCCGACTTCTACGCCGCTCACCCCAACTCCACCACCAGCGTCCTCCTCCTCCCCCGCTACTCCGCTGGCGACGTCATCTCCACCGCCGCCGCCG CTCTGGACCTGATGATCAACCACGAGGTGCACGCCGTCCTCGGTCCCCAGAGGTCCGTGGAGGCGTCCTTCGTGGCGGAGCTCGCGACCAAGGCCCGAGTCCCCGTGGTCTCCTCCTCCGCCACCAGCCCCTTGTTCGTGCCGTCGCAAACGCCCTACTTCATCCGCGCCGCCCCAATCGACACCGCGCAGGTTGGTGCCCTCGCCGCCCTCGTGCAGGCCTTCGGGTGGCGCCGCGTCGTCCCCGTATACGAGGAGTCCGACTACGGCACCCCCGTCGTCCTGTTTCTCATCGACGCCCTCCATGCCGTCGGCGTCCAAGTCCCCTACCGCTGCGCCCTTCCCACCTACGCCTCCGACGATCGCATCTCCGTTGAGCTCTACAAGCTCAAGACCGAGCAGACCCGCGTCTTCGTCGTGCACATGACCTCCACCTTCGCCCGTCGTCTCTTCGCGCGCGCCGAGAACGCAGGCATGATGGCCGAGGGCTACGTCTGGATTGCCACCGAGGGCTTCACCTGCCTTCTCCCCTCGTTCGAACCGGCGGTCGTGCTGGACACCATGCAGGGGGTCCTGGGCGTGAGGCCCTTCGTTCGGCCATCCGAAGCGCTGCGCGATTTCCAGCGCCGGTGGAGGCGGGAGTTCTGGAAGGAGAACCCCAATTACACCGGCACCGACGCCGCCGAGGTCAACAATTTCGGGGTCTGGGCCTACGACGCGGCCTGGGCCGTCGCGATGGCTGCCGAGAGCGTCGGTCCGGTCGGCCCGGAATTCGTCGCACCGGGAAACGGTCCGACCGATTTATCCAAGCTGGGGGTCTCTCGGACCGGCCCGAAGCTGCTGGAGGCGATCTCGCAAACCGAATTCGATGGGCTTGGCGGGAAATTTCGGCTGGTAAAAGGGGCGCTGAACGTGTCGGCGTATGAAATAGTGAACGTGATCGGGGAGAAGGCGACGAGGATCGGGTTCTGGACGGCGAGGTACGGGCTGACGCGAGGATTGAATTGGAGCAGCGAGAGCCCGTACTCGGCGACGAGGGATGGGCTGGGACCGGTGATATGGCCCGGGGAATCGACGTCGGTGCCGAAAGGGTGGGAGACACCCACGAGCGGGCGGAAGCTACGGATCTTGGTACCGGGGCCAGTGGAACCGGGATTTCATTCGTTCTTGAACGTGGAGAAGGATCCGGTGAGCAACGAGACGAAGGCGAGCGGGTACGTGATCGATGTGTTCGAGGCGGCGGTAAGGCAACTCCCCTACGCGTTGCCGTTCGAGTACGTGCCCGAGAACGCCAAGGGGAAGAGAGCCGGGGATTACAACGCTCTCGTCCAAGAAGTCTCTAATCAG AGGTATGATGCCGTGGTGGGGGACGTGACGATCACGGCCGATCGATCCAATTATGTGGACTTCACCCAACCTTACACAGTCTCTGGCGTCACCATGGTGGTCCCTATCAAGGATGATCGCAGCAACAGCGCGTGGATTTTCCTCAAACCATTGACGGCGGAGCTGTGGTTGGTGAGCGCTGCCTTCTTTGTGTTCACCGGTATCGTTGTATGGGCTTTGGAGCACAGGATCAACGAGGAGTTCAGAGGCCCATGGAACCACCAGATCGGAACCGTCTTCTACTTCTCCTTCTCGACTCTCGTCTTTGCTCACA GGGAGAACGTGGTGAGCAATTTTTCAAGGGCTGTGGTGATCATATGGGTCTTTGTGGTGCTCATATTGCAGTCGAGCTACACTGCTAGCCTGACCTCAATGCTCACCGTGCAACGGTTTAAGCCAATCGTGACGGACTACAAAGAGCTCATAGACAGGGGCGAGTATGTGGGCTACCTTAAAGACTCCTTCGTGAAAGATGTACTGTTGAAGTGGGGATTTCATGAGTCGAAACTGAGGCCTTACAAATCCCCCCAACAATATGCGGACGCACTGGCAAAAGGAAGCAAAAATGGAGGTGTAACGGCAATAGTTGATGAGATCCCATACCTCCAAGTCTTCCTCAAAGACCACTGCGATAATTACACCATGGCTGGCCAAACCTACAAGACTGGTGGATTTGGCTTT GTCTTCCCAAAAGGCTCACCATTAGTCCCAGACCTCTCGAGGGCGATCCTTAACGTTACCGAGAGTGATGAGATGATGGAGATCGAAAGGCTGTGGTTCGGGGATCAGTCCGACTGCCCAAAAGAAGGCAGCACCCTTTCTTCTAACAGTCTTGATTTTAGAAGCTTCTGGGGCCTCTTCCTCATCACTGGACTTGCTTCAACTGTACTCTGCCTCTATTATTTGGTCACCTTCTGCTACACGAACAGACGCGCCTTGAAGACCATTGCCTTGCAGAACTCTCTTAAATGCAGGCTTCACTCCATTGCCAGGCTCTTCGATGAGAAAGACCTCTCATCACATACATTTAAGAAGGCTGCGCTAGAGGATGGATCGACAAGGGTCAACGGACATCCCGGCGCCTCTCCTTATCCCAACTATCCACAAAGCCCAAGGAGTATCTCTAACCATACCTACGAGGAAGGAGTTAGTACTCCAGTGGAGCTTGAGACTGTGAGCCCAACTGCTGTCAGCCAGAGTCCAGAGACGCCGCCGCGTGAGTGTACTGAGGCCAGTGGGTGA